Proteins from a genomic interval of Rosa chinensis cultivar Old Blush chromosome 2, RchiOBHm-V2, whole genome shotgun sequence:
- the LOC112185532 gene encoding aspartyl protease family protein 1 isoform X7, whose amino-acid sequence MATWTGRASSSNSTLLPLLVIFLLGLACRSCNGFGTFGFNFHHRFSDPVTGILGYDELPQKGSPEYYAAITHRDRLIRGRHLGETKTPLTFVYGNETYRIPAFGHLHYANVSVGTPRTSYLVALDTGSDLLWLPCDCISCVKGVDTSHGELDFDIYSPNKSTTSKRVPCNSTYCEKQQQCSSPSSDCRYNITYLSANTSSSGIVVEDVLHLITDDAKLKGVEAPIAFGCGKIQTGIFLSGAAPNGLLGLGMDDVSIPSMLAKQGLASNSFSMCFGINGTGRIRFGDNGSVDQPETPFYVRDKYPTYNITVTQIAIGKSVADLDFYAIWDSGTSFTYLNDPAYTQISKSFNSAIKDKRATDNSDLPFEYCYTVRPNQTLNLTMKGGKQYNVIHPHVVLSDGEGNILFYCLGVVKSEDVNIIGQNFMTGYRIIFDREKMVMGWTESDCYHDEETSTLPISPSKSPAASPTVYPEATVNTTSKIPSASSPSDSPKLNSFTCALLMVLSAIFATV is encoded by the exons ATGGCCACCTGGACTGGCAGAGCTTCTAGTAGCAACTCTACTCTCTTGCCTTTGTTAGTgattttcttgttgggtttgGCTTGTCGGAGCTGTAACGGGTTCGGGACGTTCGGGTTTAATTTCCACCACCGGTTCTCGGATCCCGTCACCGGAATTCTCGGTTACGATGAGCTCCCACAAAAGGGGAGTCCTGAATATTACGCTGCCATAACCCACCGTGACCGGTTGATCCGGGGCCGCCACCTCGGCGAAACGAAGACGCCGCTTACTTTCGTTTACGGCAACGAGACTTACCGGATTCCCGCTTTTGGACA CTTGCATTATGCGAATGTTTCTGTTGGGACTCCAAGGACTTCGTATCTTGTGGCTTTGGATACAGGCAGTGATTTATTGTGGTTGCCGTGTGATTGTATCAGTTGTGTGAAGGGGGTTGATACATCACATGGAGAG TTGGATTTTGACATTTACAGCCCGAATAAATCAACAACAAGCAAAAGGGTTCCTTGCAACAGCACATATTGTGAAAAACAGCAGCAGTGCTCTTCACCAAGTAGTGATTGTCGTTACAATATTACCTATCTTTCTGCTAACACTTCATCCTCCGGAATCGTAGTAGAGGACGTTTTGCACTTGATTACTGATGATGCTAAACTAAAAGGTGTAGAGGCACCAATAGCTTTTGG GTGTGGTAAGATTCAGACTGGTATATTTTTAAGTGGGGCAGCTCCCAATGGTCTATTAGGGCTTGGTATGGATGATGTATCCATTCCTAGCATGTTAGCAAAACAGGGGCTTGCTTCAAATTCTTTTTCCATGTGTTTTGGAATTAACGGAACTGGTAGGATCAGATTTGGTGATAATGGAAGTGTAGACCAACCAGAAACACCATTCTATGTCAGAGATAAATA TCCAACTTACAACATTACTGTTACTCAAATAGCCATTGGAAAAAGTGTTGCTGATCTTGATTTCTATGCAATTTGGGATTCTGGTACCTCATTCACGTACCTAAATGATCCAGCTTACACCCAGATTTCCAAAAGT TTCAACAGCGCCATCAAAGATAAGCGGGCTACCGATAATTCGGATCTCCCTTTTGAATATTGTTATACAGTCAG ACCAAATCAAACGTTGAATTTGACAATGAAAGGCGGAAAGCAATATAATGTTATTCATCCACATGTAGTTCTTTCTGATGGG GAAGGAAATATATTGTTCTATTGTCTGGGTGTTGTCAAAAGTGAAGATGTGAATATAATTGGAC AAAACTTCATGACTGGTTACCGTATAATTTTTGATCGCGAGAAGATGGTTATGGGTTGGACAGAGTCTGATT GTTACCATGATGAGGAAACCTCAACTCTTCCTATCAGTCCATCCAAATCTCCAGCCGCATCCCCCACAGTCTATCCAGAAGCGACAGTTAACACCACTTCTAAGATACCATCAGCCTCATCACCAAGTGATTCACCGAAATTGAACTCTTTTACTTGTGCACTCCTCATGGTTCTTTCTGCAATTTTTGCCACTGTTTAA